The Gracilibacillus caseinilyticus genome segment TTACTTGACCCGCAACCTCACCTAAATCAGACATAGTTGTAATGCCATTTTCTTCTGCGAAAGCTTGTTTAATTGCGATGCTGTATTGATTACTAAATCCAATCGAGTCATACCATTTCATATCATATTTTTCACCGAACAGATTCTGTGCTTGCTCCAAAGTTTTTGCTGGATCTGTCGTATACTCTACCTGATCTTCATCAAAATGATTGTTGTATACTTCACCAGAATATAGTGTGGCAATGTCAAAATCTTCTTTATCAATCGCACTCATAATTTGTGGACTTGCCGGGATATCTTCTGTAATATTTACTTCATGATCTGTTTGGTCTTCAACTAGAAGCTTTACAATTTGACCCATGATTTTTGGATCTGTGTTTTTTTGTGCCCCATATTCAAACACTTGTCCGCCATCTGCAGAAGTGTTATTTCCACATGCGGTGATAACCAATAATAAAGCAGTTAAAATACTTGCTACAAATACTTTTCTCATCTTGTGTCTCTCCTTCAAGCTTTTGTATATTTTTTCTCGAATTTATTGAAAACTAAATCAAGTAATAACGCGATCACTATTGCTAGAATTGTTCCGGTAAGAATCATATTCGTGTCGTTATAGCCAATACCAGCTAAAATTAAGTCACCTAAGCCACCTGCTCCTATTAAAGCAGCAAGTGTGGTCCAGCTAATGATATAGACAGTTGTCACTCGAATACCGGACATTACATACGGCATTGCTGCGGGTAATTCAACTTTAAACAAGCGGCCAAAAGTACTAAAACCCATCCCCTTTGCAGCTTCTGATATACTGGGATCTATTGATTTAATTCCGGTATACGTATTGCGTAATAACGGCAATAATGAATATAAAAACAATGCCGCTACCGCTGGTTTAAAGCCAATGCCAAGTAGTGGTATCATAATCGCTAATAATGCTACAGTCGGAATCGTTTGGAAAACGTTAGCGATATTGAAGATAACTGATTTCACTTTTTCATTTTGCATTTTTGTCATATAAATTGCTAATGGAATCGTAACAACAATCGACAGCACCATTACCACAAAAGCAATCACTAAATGCTCAATCGTGTAAGTAAAAACAGACGCATACTTTTCCTGCCAAAACTCGATGTACTCTGTAATGAATT includes the following:
- a CDS encoding ABC transporter substrate-binding protein, which produces MRKVFVASILTALLLVITACGNNTSADGGQVFEYGAQKNTDPKIMGQIVKLLVEDQTDHEVNITEDIPASPQIMSAIDKEDFDIATLYSGEVYNNHFDEDQVEYTTDPAKTLEQAQNLFGEKYDMKWYDSIGFSNQYSIAIKQAFAEENGITTMSDLGEVAGQVTLATDNSWIERENDGYEGYQKAYGYEFADARGMDVALMYKAIENGDVEAVTAYTVDPQILEYDLKLLEDDQNFFPPYDASLVARNAVIDEYPEVAEVLDSIVGLISTEEMTEMIRLVDMEEQSTEKVAKGFLQEKGMLE
- a CDS encoding ABC transporter permease, with product MEFITEYIEFWQEKYASVFTYTIEHLVIAFVVMVLSIVVTIPLAIYMTKMQNEKVKSVIFNIANVFQTIPTVALLAIMIPLLGIGFKPAVAALFLYSLLPLLRNTYTGIKSIDPSISEAAKGMGFSTFGRLFKVELPAAMPYVMSGIRVTTVYIISWTTLAALIGAGGLGDLILAGIGYNDTNMILTGTILAIVIALLLDLVFNKFEKKYTKA